TTTTGCATAAATTTATTTCCAGTGCAAATTATTACCAGTATAACAATttgatgtaatgttttttttctttcagttaGTATGTCTCGAAAGTACTAAATATGAACAAAACCAGATGATCATTTTCTCCAGCGTGATTTGACTTCCAAAGAGCTTCAGTGGAAGCAGGAAAATCTGAAAATCTggacaaaattattattatagaaaTAGTGCTGAGCTATctgaaatatacagtatatatattgattatttattaacagcatctaacataaaaagtgtgtttatatgtgTGTCTGTCTACACATatgtatgcacacacacacacacacacacacacacacacacacaaacaaacttttatgttagatgcaatTAATCGTAAACATAACTacctgttatgtgtgtgtgtgtatatatatatatatatatatatatatatatatatatatatatataatgttagtGCTGTTAAATCGATTCATCGTgaataatcacatccaaaataaaacatgcatgtatatttaagatttttttttttatttatgtataaatattagtatatatatatatatatatatatatatatatatatatatatatatacacagtacaaatatgcaaatatttcttacattaattattatacataatgattatacacagtacacacacttttattttggatgtgattaaacGATCATTAGGCAgcacatatgtatatatgtttGCACCATTTCTATGCATTAAATTGCATTTATGCTTTAGACAGTTTTATTCAAAGAAACAAACATTGCACACATTTGATCAATTCatgtatatatacatttctctctctctttatatatatatatatatatatatattctattcaaacattctatatatatatatatatatttacatacatacacacacacaattcatATAGGCTATATGCTTATATattagctttttttgttaaaaaagatATGCATAAAAGGAATGAATATAATTATACAGAAAACATATAAATCAAGTCCTCCTCCAGTGTAGCTCATCACATGAACAGTCGACATGCTCCTCTAACCACAAACACATGCaaagtcatacgatgtcttaATATCGTTTGTTGTTCAACCCAAaccatttttttgtaaaacatttcACTTGAAAAGtgtatttgcctttttttataGGTGGCTCAAGTCTCAAAATACGGGCCACTGTATTCTATGGTGATGGGAAATGTACATTAGTGACAATAGCTTTTGTCATGGATATGCAATGAAATGTTTGGGATCTGCCCTTCCCCCAGACTCAATTCAAACATTCTCTGGCCTCCTGTACATCCGTGATAGCACCTGGGAAATACAAGACAGCTATACattttacaaaccatatataAAGAGTGTTTCTTTAATAGGCTACTCATTATATTCCCTCAAGAATATAAACAAAGCAGTAATATAAAGAGTTGCCTCTTGTTTAAAGTTTAGAGATGTTCagtttaaaatttaattatCTTCTGAaggttggtctatgtggttaaATCTTTAATCTGGCCCGCTGGATGAAAGTGGACACACATAGGCTCTCCAAAGgacttttttttaggattctgcCCCCCCTTGCTGAGTTGCTCTCTATCATTGTTTCGCTCCGGCATTAACCACATTCCAGAGCGCCGCAGCGCCGCTCGTCTCCCTCCGCGCATTCCTCTCACACAAACTAGTCCCAAATACATCGTTGGATACACGCATTCTCGCTCGTCTCCGCATTCAACATCCATCCATATTGGTGAGAAATTCTCCAGGGGTAATTTTAAGCGAGTTGGATTTGTTGGAAACAAGTTCGCAGAAACAATCGCGGAAAATCAAAGCGAGAAAATTCCTCCGCGCAGCGCGCCATTGACTGTAAAGACCTTTCAACTTTACAAAAACTGAAATTGACAAACGGTCTCTTGTGTGGAAACTTTGTCACGACGACCGTATCGCCACGAATCGACACACGGGGAACATGTATCGTGACAAACCGTCGGCGATGGAGTAAGTAAGCACGAATAGATAACGATGGCTCGCCTGAGGCGGCGTTTTTCCGTATAAAATGCAGTTTGTGTTGTAGTTGACTCCGCGCGCTCCCGCGTTTTAACGTATTCGCCGCGCGACATGGATGAATATGAGGAGGATCCGGGGCGCAGAGCGAGCAAACTGATGGAAAAACTCTCCATTTATGATGTTTATCAGGATGGGATGTACGGGGCGCCGAACCCTGACATGGAGAAAAGTAAGCGAATGAATGGCAGCGGGAATAAAGTCTACGGCGCGGCTCCCGTGCGCTCCGTTAACGGGATCCGACCCTCAGTGCCTCTGGATTTCTGTTCTCCGCAAAGGGAAGCGGTTTACCCCGATCCCGATGCGTACTGCACCAAATCCGAAGTTGCCTTGCCGTGTTACAGCGGCACGTCGGACCGTCTCAGGAGATACACGCACGCGGAGGTGCAGGGGCACCGGTACAGCACCGGCTGCGCCTACGACGGGGTCGTTCTGGGGAAACAGGTGCCCGTTCCGGGCGCGAGGAGCAACAGCTTGTGTATGGCCAGCCCCGACGGCAGGTACGCGGCCACGAGCCCCCGGTCAAGCTTGGCTTCGGATCAGAGCAAACACACCAGCCCGAGGTCGAGTATCAGCAGCCCGCGGTCCAGCCTGGTGTCACCCGGACAGGAGGGGACCAGCGTGATCAGTCCCCGGTCGAGTTACGCGAGCACGGCCAGTGACACCAGCAAACACTCCAGCCCCAGAACCAGCCTCACCAGCTACGACTGCGGGAGCAAACCGAGCAGCAACCGAACCAGTGGCATCAGCATGGGCTACGACCAGCGGCACATCAGCCCCAGGTCGAGCACCACAAGCCCGCGGTCCAGCTACTCCGACTCGCGCTTCACGCCTGCTGGGAACCACGACCCGGAGAGCGGCGCGGTGGTGCACGGCATCTGCAGCCAGGACGGGGGCGCACGACCCAACTGCGTGGTCAGTCCCCGGTCGAGCATCTCCAGCCACAGCTCCAGGAGCTCGCGTAGCTCCCGGGGATCGATGAGCGCATACCCGGAGCTCCAGCTCCCTTTGCCGGAGGAGGACTTCACGGAGCCCAACGGCCTCCATAACAACCGCGTCCATCTCCAAGCGTTCCCCGTGCTGGAAGAGCCGCAACAGCACAATCCGGACGTCAACGTCGCGTTTAACTACGGGAAAACGGTGGCCGGGGGGCAGCGCTTCAAGCTGCCTTACCAGGTCACTCCATCCCGGGACAGCGGCCCCAGTCAGGCGGAGCGGCGCCTGGAGGCCCTCACCCTGGAGCTGGAGAAAGAGCTCGAGATACACATGAAAAAGGAATATTTTGGTGAGTCGCTTCTTATTAGTTTagcacacacacttttaaactATTTTGGGTTACTTTCAGTGAACACTTCAATGATCTAAAGAACATTTTCCCACTATAAAGCAATGGGTGttaagtgttagttcacccaaaaattaaaaaattaccccatgatttaatcgccctcaagtcatcctagtgtaacgttacatgactttcttctttcagacaaacacaatcgAGTTATATTGTAAAAATCCACgttttataatgggagtgaatgatAGCCACAAAActgtatccatccatcataaaagtaatccatatggcaCCAGGGGGGCCTTTTTGTAAGAAAATTTGATTTGATAAACTTTTATTTATCCCCAAGGGGAAAATTAGGCGTTGCAGCAGCATTAAAAACAGGACAAACACAAATATAACACCTTGAAAAGACAAACTAaccaaaatgttaattttttttacttaactataatcactggctgtacatgagacccaaaagtgacctctgaccttacgcattatagtttataaagttataaatatggatatttttcctaCAAAAACACATGGCatcgcttcagaaggcatttattaaccccctggagccgtatggattattttatgatggatggatgcactttttgggaatcattcactcccattataaagcttggaagagtcagtatatatatatatatatatatatatatatatatatatatatatatatataatattttttttttataactccaattgtgtttgtctgaaagaagaaagtcttatacacctaggatggcttgaaggtgagttaattatgggatcattttcatttttgggtgaactatccctttaaagaaccttttccCACAATAAAGAAGCTTTTGTGCAACGGGTgctaaagtgttagttcacccaaaaatgtcccaaaactataatcactggctGTATGAGATCCAAAAGTGACATCTGACCTGACGCATTAtagtttataatgttataaaaatggatatttttcttacaacaACGTATCGCTTCActcagcatttattaatccacTGGAGATGTATGGAGCACTTTTATGGATGAATGCTCTTTTTTTGGGATTCAAAATCTGTAGGTTAACATttactcccattataaagcgtCAGAAGAGCCAGGTCATTTTTTTTCATATCACTCCGATTGttttcgtctgaaagaagaaagtcataaaggatggcttgagggcgagtaaattatgggatcattttcatttctgggtgaactatcccttaaagaACCTTTTAAGAGTGTATCAAAGTGCACTTGTTTTCATGGATCATTCTGAATAAACTTTTCCAAAATTGCTGGTTGAAAAAAGTCACAGTCACACCTTGACACATGCAAACACCCCCCACCAGAGCAGCACAGAGCTGCCTTTGTGTTGCACTCATTAAAGTGTCATTAGAGTGTGGGAAAACAGGTGTAAATCATGTTTTGTCAATGAATCAGTGTGCTTTCTGGACAAAAGGGTTTATACTTGAGCACTTTATATGTCTGACATTATGATTATCTTTGAGCTGGTTAAATCATCGTTAATCACCAGACTTTCACCCAAAGGCGGCATGCAAAAGACGGCAAATTCCCAAAACCTGGATCATATCACAGGGCGTGTTGCAACATATCAGACTAATGGCAATTTTTAATGCTCAGATGTTGCTCGTTCATAGCTCAGGAGACTATCTTTATCTTCGGGGTTTCACCTAAACTTCCACTGGAGAAATAAAAATAGACTGACTTGATTGTTAAAATGAATGTGAGTATCTGCAAATGAGATCCAATGCAGCATATTTGAACATGCGGCAGACTATCAAAAGATTATCAGAGAACTTTTATGGTACTTTTCTGAGGTCAAATGCATGTTTTGTGCATGCAAAAGGCCACTGGTTATCATCTCATTCTGTTTTCAACAGTATTATAATCACtcagtttttgtttgtttattcgTTAAGTGTGTTGTTTTGATAAAACACAAGTTTTGCACCCGACTCAACAGGGTTTAAGTATGCAGGTTGGTGCATTGGTGCCAAGTGAACTACGAACTTTGGCTAAACACAGCAGTAACTGGGTGATCTGGCTCGTTTCGCATTGGAACCAGCTGATTGGTTTTGGTCACACCGGGTAGCAGCGGCGGACCAATCGCAACAAAGGCTGCTGGTATCCCAACTGGCACTGCCCAAAAAGGACATTGTAATCGGTGAGCAGACAAACAGGGCTCTTAGCGGCATGTTTTTGGCCCGGACCTGGACGGAAAAAGGCAAGTCTTCAGAGAGTACATACTTTGTCTCCCAGTTTGAACGCCACTTCCTGCCAGTGTCCTTCCAAGTC
The nucleotide sequence above comes from Pseudorasbora parva isolate DD20220531a chromosome 16, ASM2467924v1, whole genome shotgun sequence. Encoded proteins:
- the wtip gene encoding Wilms tumor protein 1-interacting protein homolog, whose amino-acid sequence is MDEYEEDPGRRASKLMEKLSIYDVYQDGMYGAPNPDMEKSKRMNGSGNKVYGAAPVRSVNGIRPSVPLDFCSPQREAVYPDPDAYCTKSEVALPCYSGTSDRLRRYTHAEVQGHRYSTGCAYDGVVLGKQVPVPGARSNSLCMASPDGRYAATSPRSSLASDQSKHTSPRSSISSPRSSLVSPGQEGTSVISPRSSYASTASDTSKHSSPRTSLTSYDCGSKPSSNRTSGISMGYDQRHISPRSSTTSPRSSYSDSRFTPAGNHDPESGAVVHGICSQDGGARPNCVVSPRSSISSHSSRSSRSSRGSMSAYPELQLPLPEEDFTEPNGLHNNRVHLQAFPVLEEPQQHNPDVNVAFNYGKTVAGGQRFKLPYQVTPSRDSGPSQAERRLEALTLELEKELEIHMKKEYFGICVKCGKGVYGASQACQAMGNLYHTNCFTCCSCGRRLRGKAFYNVNGKVYCEEDFLYSGFQQTAEKCFVCGHLIMEMILQALGKSYHPGCFRCVVCKEGLDGVPFTVDVENNIYCVKDYHTVFAPKCASCNQPILPAQGSEETIRVVSMDKDYHVECYHCEDCGLQLNDEEGHRCYPLEGHLLCHRCHLHRLKAPLNTHPPPSYPLHVTEL